From the Pseudomonas sp. VD-NE ins genome, the window CGGCGAGCCGAGAAGTTTCTCGCTCATAGCTTGATCGTAGAAACGCACGCCTTGTGCGGCGGCGGCCAGTTCCTTCGGATCGGACAGGTAACCGCCGACGCCTTTGGCCATGATTTTGTACGCGTCGTCCGGGTGATCCTTGGTGTACTGCACGGCTTTGTACAAACCGGCGACCAGCGCCTTGACGTCTTCCGGCTGTTTTTCGATAACCGTGCAATTGAGCGCGACCACATCGACGATCACCCCGGGGGTGCTGCTGCTGTCGATCAACACTTTGCCCTGCTGCTTGTCGCGGACCATCGACAGGTGCGGCTCCCAAGTCACGGCAGCGGGTACGCGACCGGCGATGAACGCGGTGGCGGCATCGTCAGCGGTCATGTTCTGCACGGTGATGTCGCTCATCTTCATGCCGTTCTTTTTCAACAGATACGAGAGCCAGAATTGCGAGGTTGAACCCTCGTTGACTGCCACGGACTTGCCCTTGAGTTCTTGCAGGCTATTCACATCCTTGCCAACCAGAACGCCGTCACCGCCATGGCTGTCATCCAGCGCCGCGACCGCTTTGAAGCAGAACTGCGGACGGTACTTGAGCACTTCATCGATGGTCGACGCCGAACCGGACAATTGCCCGGAGGCCTGCGCAGCCATGTACATCGAGGCCTCTTCGACCACCGGCAATTCGACGGTCAGGCCGTTTTCCTTGAAGTAGCCCAGGTCCTGAGCCAGATAAAGCGTGCCG encodes:
- a CDS encoding ABC transporter substrate-binding protein; this translates as MIKSLCLRLTHPLAITALAATVATSAHAGTLSIGHTTWVGYGTLYLAQDLGYFKENGLTVELPVVEEASMYMAAQASGQLSGSASTIDEVLKYRPQFCFKAVAALDDSHGGDGVLVGKDVNSLQELKGKSVAVNEGSTSQFWLSYLLKKNGMKMSDITVQNMTADDAATAFIAGRVPAAVTWEPHLSMVRDKQQGKVLIDSSSTPGVIVDVVALNCTVIEKQPEDVKALVAGLYKAVQYTKDHPDDAYKIMAKGVGGYLSDPKELAAAAQGVRFYDQAMSEKLLGSPGKPGDSAALIKLANETASELQGKPYNVSNDELVDNRFVSPL